tgatcatagctcactgcagcctggaactcctgccctcaggtgattctcccacctccacctcccgagtagctgggacagcactgccatgcccagataatttttttttttttttttctgtagagacagggtctcgctatgtttcccaggctggccttgagcttctggcttcaagcgatcctcctgcctcagcctcccaaagtgctgggattataggcatgagctgctgtacATGGCCTACATTTTCTCAAGGTGCACTTTTATGTGTGTGTACTCTGGAAATACCTTGATTACTTGCAGGGTGGCCAGGTTCTTTAAATCTAAAACACTAGCCCCTGTACACTCAAACACACTTATATGAATGAGTTTTGTGTGGGTCTGTGGCCGTCAACCTCGTCATTTGAGACTCACAGTAGGTAAAAATCATATGCCTTTCTGTGCTCATTCCCATCTCTGTTATTGCAAAGTTTTCTTGggaatcaaatgagaaaatatgttaaaatgctcacgcctataatcccaggacttttggaggccaaggcaagaggattgcttgaggccaggagttcgagaccagcctgggcaacatagcaagaccccatctctacagaaaatttaaaaatcagctggacacagtggctcacgcctgtagccccagctacttggcaggctaaagcaggaagatcacttaaactcaggagtttgagacagcagAGAGCCATAATTGCaatactacactccagcctgggtgacagaacaagaccctgtctctaaaaagaaaatgcaaacataTTATCAAATAATTCCTGTTTAAACTGGACATAACAAGCACAGCTACATGCTGAACCCCATTAAAGGTGTCTTTTGTTTGGctcatgtacttttaaaaataagaatgaggctgggcacagtggcttctgtaatcccagcactttgggaggccaaggggggtggatcgcttgagcctgggggtttcagaccagcctgggtaacatggtaagactccagctctacaaaaaaaaaaaaaaaagaagaagaagaaaaaaagaaaagaaagaaagagaggaaaatagctccgtgtggtggtgcatgcctgtagtcccagcaaccggggagctgaagtgggaggatcacctgagcccagggagttccaggcttcagtgagccattatcacacCACAAACCAGGCACTCTTTCATAGAAGTCAATCTTCAGGTTTTCTTTAGAAAACCTGAagatctggctgggtgcagtggctcatgcctgtaatcccagcactttgggaggctgcggtgggcggatcacctgaggtcaggagttcgagaccaacctggacaacatgatgaaatctcatctctactaaaaatacaaaaattagctgggcgtggttgtgggcgcctgtcatatcagctacttaggaggctgaggcagaagaatcgcttgaacctgggaggcagaagttgcagtgagctgagattgagccactgcactccagcctgggcgacagagcaaaactccgtctcaacaacgacaacaaaaattTAGTCTTCAGGTTTTCTTTAGAAAACGTGAAGATCTGGCCACAGCTGGCGTCCTGGCAGCGCTTTGCTGGAGTTGAGGGTCAGCCGTCCCTCTCTGCAGGGTGGGTCACCCTCCTGTTAACCACACCCCTCCCCGCCCGCTTCCTCCCTCACGTGCGTCATCAAGCATTTGCTGTTGTTTTCCTCATAGTAGTGATAAGAGAAAAGTGAAATATCTttgtctccctttctctgtcaAAAGTGGGAAAACGAAAGATAGACCAGGAGGGCCGTGTGTTTCAAGAAAAGTGGGAGAGAGCCTATTTCTTCGTGGAAGTACAGAATATTCCAACATGTCTCATATGCAAACAAAGCATGTCTGTGTCCAAAGAATATAACCTAAGACGCCACTATCAAACCAACCACAGCAAGCACTATGACCAGTATACGGAAAGAATGCGTGACGAGAAGCTTCACGAGCTGAAAAAAGGGCTCAGGAAGTATCTCTTAGGCTCGTCAGACACCGACTGTCCCGAGCAAAAACAAGTATTTGCAAACCCAAGTCCAACCCAGAAATCCCCCGTGCAGCCTGTAGAGGACCTGGCTGGGAACTTATGGGAGAAGTTACGTGAAAAAATCAGGTCTTTTGTGTCATATTCTATCGCAATCGATGAGATCACGGATATAAATAATACCACCCAGTTGGCCATATTTATCCGCGGCGTCGATGAGAACTTCGATGTGTCCGAAGAACTTCTGGACACGGTGCCCATGACGGGTACAAAATCTGGAAACGAGATCTTTTCGCGTGTTGAGAAGAGCCTGAAAAAGTTCTGTATCGACTGGTCGAAGTTAGTAAGCGTGGCCTCCACTGGCACCCCAGCGATGGTGGATGCCAATAACGGGCTTGTCACGAAACTGCAGTCCAGGGTGGCGACGTTCTGCAAGGGTGCGGAACTGAAGTCCGTCTGTTGTATAATTCATCCGGAATCACTCTGTGCTCAGAAGTTGAAGATGGACCACGTCATGGACGTGGTAGTGAAGTCCGTGAACTGGATATGCTCCCGGGGACTGAACCACAGCGAGTTCACAACCTTGCTCTATGAGCTGGACAGCCAATACGGTAGCCTCCTGTACTACACGGAGATTAAGTGGCTCAGTCGCGGGCTGGTGCTAAAGAGATTTTTCGAATCGTTGGAAGAAATCGACTCCTTCATGTCATCCAGAGGGAAACCCCTGCCTCAGCTGAGCTCCATAGATTGGATCCGAGACCTGGCCTTCTTGGTTGACATGACGATGCATCTGAACACTTTGAACATCTCTCTCCAAGGACACTCCCAAATCGTCACGCAGATGTATGACCTGATCCGGGCGTTCCTAGCAAAACTGTGCCTCTGGGAGACTCATTTGGCGAGGAATAATCTGGCCCACTTTCCCACCCTGAAATCGGTTTCCAGAAATGAAAGCGATGGCCTGAACTACATTCCCAAAATCGCGGAACTCAAGACTGAATTCCAGAAAAGGCTGTCTGATTTCAAACTCTACGAAAGCGAACTGACTCTGTTCAGCTCCCCGTTCTCCACGAAGATCGACAGTGTGCACGAGGAGCTCCAGATGGAGGTTATCGACCTGCAATGCAACACGGTCCTGAAGACGAAATACGACAAGGTGGGAATACCAGAATTCTACAAGTACCTCTGGGGTAGCTACCCGAAATACAAGCACCATTGCGCAAAGATTCTCTCCATGTTCGGGAGCACCTACATCTGCGAACAGCTGTTCTCCATTATGAAACTGAGCAAAACAAAATACTGCTCCCAGTTAAAGGATTCCCAGTGGGATTCTGTACTCCACATCGCAACGTGATGGAGAGAAAACTCCTGGCAGggccctatggtgggaaaggctgGAGTCTTCTAGTCCCAAGGGATTGGGAGatgataaaatgaattttttttttcttttttgaggtggagtcttgctctgtcacccaggttggagtgcagtggcatgatctcggcttactgcaacctccagctcctgggttcgaacaattctcctgcctcagcctcccgagcagctgggactacaggcgtgcgccaccatgcccggctaatttttgtattagtagagatgaagtttcaccatgttggccaggctggtctccaactcctgacctcaggtgatccacccgcctcgacctcacaaagtgctgggattacaggcatgaaccactgtgcccagccgacaaAATGAGTtcttaaacatttgtttttttttcagttttttttccactttgaatCAAAAATATAATCTGCAGTATCATACTTGTTTATATTACATTGTATGCCTCACTATTCAGTAAAAATCAAGAAAGTTTTATTGTATTATTGGTAGTTGCCTTTTCTTATGCCTGGCctgtttcattcattcacattACCTGCTTGCCACCCTGATAGTCACTGTAGTTGGCATCTTGAAGTTTAAATCAATCAACAGAGAAATAGGGAGAGAGACGTGTatatttgctttttggttttgggggttctttttttgggacggagtctcactctgttacccaggctggagtgcaatggggcgatctgggctcactgcagcctctgcctcctgggttcaagtgattcccttgcctcagcctcccgagtagccggggttacaggtgcccaccaccacacccagctcatttttctatttttagtagagatagggtttcaccatgttggccaggctggtcacaaactcctgacctcaagtgatctgcccgcctcggcctcccaaagtgctagaattacaggcgtgagccaccgtgcccagcccgagACATGTATATTTGTGGAGGAGTATATATGAACCCACATTTATCCCCCGTTCCCATCTGCGTGGTATCCCACATGGTCTAATATGTTTCCAAGTTTCAGGAGAAATAGTTGAAAACATACTGACATACTATAATCCTATGTTATCTGTCTCTGCCTTCACCTGGAACCAGAAAGGTCAGGTTTAAAATGGAAAACCCCAGAGCCAGAAAGGTCAGGTTTAAAATGGAAAACCCCAAAGCAAATAACATAGGCTTTGTCTATAAAAGTTAGACAAAGTAAGTTAAGgtttagaggttttttttgttgttgttgtttcttttctatgAATAGTTACAGAAAAGTTGTGGCCAAgcacgtggctcacacctgtaatcccagcactttgggaggccaaggtgggtggatcacttgaggtcaggagttcgagaccagcctgggtaacgtggtgaaaccctgtttctactaaaaacacacaaatttgccgggtatggtggcacgcgcctgtaatcccagctactcagaaggctgaggcaggagaatcacttgaacccaggagacagaggttgcagtgagccgagattgtgccattgcactccagcctgggcgacagagtgagactttgtctcaaaaaaaaaaaaaaagaaaagttgcaaaaataaaaatagtatggaAAATACTCACATGCCCTTTAGCCAGACTctcaattgttaacattttacccTTGTTTCATTATTGGATCACTttgtctccctccctgcttccctccctctccctctcactcatatgtgtgtatgtgtatctataATCAGTGCCTATGGTAAGTGTGTATAAGCAAATGTCTATGAGTATCTATGATATGTGTATAAATGgatgtgcattttttttcctggacCGTTCAAGGGAAAGTTACATACATCATTtacccctaaatacttcagtgaGTATTTTCAGAGAACAGGGATATTTTCTTACACAATAACGTTTCCTTTACCAACTTCAGTAAATTGAACATTGTTGCAATTATTTTATCCAGTTTACTGTTCATACTCTAGTTTTCTCTGTTGACCCAATAAtatctttcccttttttatttttggaaacaagGAAatgggcttgctctgtcacccaggctggagtgcagtggtgcgaccttggctcactgcatcctctgcttcctgggttcaagtgatcctcccacctcagccttccaagtagctgggactacaggtgcatgctaccataaccagctaatttttgtggggtttttttgttgttgttgtagagacggggtctccctttgttgcccaggctagtctcaaacttccgggctcaagcgatctacccgcctcggcttcccaaagtgatatCTTTCCCTTAAGAGCATTTTTCTCCTGGCAGGTTGTCATTTgaaggtgtgtgtttgtgtgtttgtgtgtgtgtgtgtgtgtgtgtaatctctATTAGTCACTGGAATTAGTGACACAAAATTGTGAATACTTTCCAGATCGGGGGAATTCATGTGACCAGGGTGGAGGAAGGCTGTGGATCTCCATCTAATGACCCACTCAGGAAGCGATGGAGAAAAGGACTTTGATAAAAATGACACGGGGTGCAGGAGGGAGAGAGCAACCCCCAGGCCAGGAGCCCAGTTGGAGCCCAGGTGCTTATCCTTAGACACAGGGAAATGACCCCCCTCCACGCGGTTCCTGTCGTTGACTTCAGGTACAGCTGGGTCTGGCAAGCTCAGCGCTCTTTTGGAGAAGGAATCCCAGATGGGCTGGTTTATAATGGGAGTTGGAGGGGAGTCCAGGTCTTGATGGAAGTGAGCACTTGTTCACACCACATATCAGAAGTGTGGCCGTGCAGCAGGACCAGAGCAGCCCCCTCTTTCATAgacaggaaactgaagctcaagaGTGGCTAAGTGGCTCgctccaggtcacacagccattATAGGAGTTGTCAGGATTCAAACCAGGGTCCATGTGACTCCAAAGTCCATGTgcttcactttttgtttttgagatggagtgtcgctctgtcgcccaggctggagtgcagtggtgtgatcttggcccaatgcaacctccgcctctcaggttctagtgattctcgtgcctcagcctcccgagtagctgggactacaggcatgcgccaccacgcccaactaatttttgtattttttagtagagacggggtttcaccatgttggccaggctggtcttgaacccctgacctcaagtgatccgcccaccttggcctcccaaagtgctgggattacaggcatgagccacgacacccGGCCCATGTGCTTCAATCCTAagcagccactgtgcctgacacgGAGACCTAGCAGGTATCTGTCATGCAGCCTCTGTCCTAATCATCTGTCATGTGTGTGGCTCCCTGGTGGTCCACCAATCAGATGATAGGGAGGGGACAGTAGGGTTCGGCCTAGGCTGCCTTCTGTTGGCCGGACCATTCATGAAGCTGTTCTGCTTAGAATCAGTTCCCAAGGCCCCAGGAATGTGTGTTGGGACCAGGATGGCTTGAGATATGATGGCCACTGACATGCACTGTCACTCTTGGGACTGAGCTGAGACTGTGGGAATGACTGAATGGCTGGGAAaggtttttcgtttgtttttttttttgagatggagtcttgctcggttgcccagcctggagcgcagtggcacgatctcagctcactgtaacctctgcctcccgagttcaagcaattctcctgcctcagcctcccgagtagctgggatgacaggcgccccccgccacacccagctaatgtttgtatttttagtagagacgggatttcaccatgttggccaggctggtctggaactcctgacctcaggtgatccacccaactcagcctcccaaagtgctgggattacaggcgtgagccaccgagcctggccgaGAGAGGTTTTTAGTAGGGCAATGGGGTGTCTCAAGAGCCCTTGAGAGTGGTGTGGTCCAGGGAGATGGGCAGGGGCCCAGCCTAGGAGTAGGGGCTGGATTTGGTGGGTCTTTGTCAGTTTTCAGGGGCAGGGGTTGCACTGCATCTATCCCAAGTCCCCGACTTCTCATCCCAGGATGGGCAGAGGAAAGAGCCAATCTCTCCGCTAACACAGGCCCTGGGACTAGGGGTCTACAGAGGGCCCTGGAAGCCAGACCCCCTCACACTTGGGCTGGCACGTACCTGTGTGTCGTATTCCCTCCTCTGAGCCACAGGCCTGAACCACAGATCCTGAGCTCTGCAGGGTCAGGATAAAGTACTGGATCTGGAAGGCCTTAGAATCAAAAAGAAAAGCCTAggccagccgcggtggctcatgcctgtaatcccaccactttggaaggccaaggcaggcggatcacctgaggtcaggagttcaagaccaggctgaccaacatggtgaaacctcatctctactaaaattacaaaaaattagccgggcagggtggcgggcacttgtaatcccagctgtcctggaggctgaggcaggagaatcgcttgaacccgggaggcagaggttgcagtgagctgaggtcactccattgtactccacttgggtgacaagagcgaaactccatcaaaaaaaaagaagagaagaaaaacctGGTTCCACCTCCCAGCAGTGTCACTTTCTTGCATTATTTCATAAGCAAACCACTTCATTAATTTTAtgagctttggtttcctcatccataaaacacCTACCAGACAGTGTTGGTCTCAGAGCTGGAGATGATGCAATGAGCCTAGCACTATGACTGGCCTCAAGAAAATTGTTGGCTAAACAGAGGTGCAGCCCTTAGAACAGGCAACTTTAGTTTTTTACTCCCTTCCCTGTGGGCGTGGCTTCCCAATCACCCACCCACGGAGAGGCCTCCTCCCCAGCACGCTGCAAGGGCCACTTTAAGGGGATTAGAAATATACAAAAACCATGGGGAAACATTTGGTCAGGACCTCAgcttggaaaaaaatgaaacaatcacgaaaataagtattttctcttcttttttatatgtatgtatattttttatttttatttatttatttatttatttttgagacagagtcatgctctgtcgcccaggctggagtacggtggcgcgatctcggctcactgtaacctctgcctcccgggttcaagcgattcttccgcctcagcctcctgagtacctgggattacagacgtgtaccaccacacccggctaatttttttgttgttgttgtatttttagtagagacagggtttcaccatgttggccaagctggtctcgaactcctggcctcaagtcatccacctgcctcggcctcccaaagcgctgggattacaggcgtgaaacattgtgcctggcctttaatttgttttttttagagacagggtcttgctctgtcacccaggctgaagtacagtggcacaatcacaccttactgcagcctcaaactcctgggctcaagtgatcctcccacccaacctgggactacaggtgcacactacca
This DNA window, taken from Pongo pygmaeus isolate AG05252 chromosome 6, NHGRI_mPonPyg2-v2.0_pri, whole genome shotgun sequence, encodes the following:
- the LOC129041219 gene encoding general transcription factor II-I repeat domain-containing protein 2B isoform X9, encoding MAQVAVSTLPVEEESSSESRMVVTFLVSALESMCKELAKSKAEVACIAVYETDVFVVGTERGCAFVNARTDFQKDFAKYCKALGTTVMVPVPYEKMLRDQSAVVVQGLPEGVAFQHPENYDLATLKWILENKAGISFIINRPFLGPESQLGGPGMVTDAERSIVSPSESCGPINVKTEPMEDSGISLKAEAVSVKKESEDPNYYQYNMQGSHPSSTSNEVIEMELPMEDSTPLVPSEESNKDPEAEVKIEGNTNSSSVPNSAAGVEDLNIVQVTVPDNEKERLSSIEKIKQLREQVNDLFSRKFGEAIGVDFPVKVPYRKITFNPGCVVIDGMPPGVVFKAPGYLEISSMRRILEAAEFIKFTVIRPLPGLELSNVGKRKIDQEGRVFQEKWERAYFFVEVQNIPTCLICKQSMSVSKEYNLRRHYQTNHSKHYDQYTERMRDEKLHELKKGLRKYLLGSSDTDCPEQKQVFANPSPTQKSPVQPVEDLAGNLWEKLREKIRSFVSYSIAIDEITDINNTTQLAIFIRGVDENFDVSEELLDTVPMTGTKSGNEIFSRVEKSLKKFCIDWSKLVSVASTGTPAMVDANNGLVTKLQSRVATFCKGAELKSVCCIIHPESLCAQKLKMDHVMDVVVKSVNWICSRGLNHSEFTTLLYELDSQYGSLLYYTEIKWLSRGLVLKRFFESLEEIDSFMSSRGKPLPQLSSIDWIRDLAFLVDMTMHLNTLNISLQGHSQIVTQMYDLIRAFLAKLCLWETHLARNNLAHFPTLKSVSRNESDGLNYIPKIAELKTEFQKRLSDFKLYESELTLFSSPFSTKIDSVHEELQMEVIDLQCNTVLKTKYDKVGIPEFYKYLWGSYPKYKHHCAKILSMFGSTYICEQLFSIMKLSKTKYCSQLKDSQWDSVLHIAT
- the LOC129041219 gene encoding general transcription factor II-I repeat domain-containing protein 2B isoform X5, translating into MAPKHKSSDAGNLDRPKRSRKVLPLSEKVKVLDLIRKDKKSYAEVAKIYGKNESSIREIVKKEKEIRASFAVSPPTAKVTATVRDKCLVKMEQALHLWVEEMNRKRVPIDSNMLRQKALSLYQDFSKGCSETDTKPFTASKGWLHRFRHRFSHHYKKKKKGIMAQVAVSTLPVEEESSSESRMVVTFLVSALESMCKELAKSKAEVACIAVYETDVFVVGTERGCAFVNARTDFQKDFAKYCVAEGLREVKPPCPVNGMQVHSGETEILRKAVEDYFCFCYGKALGTTVMVPVPYEKMLRDQSAVVVQGLPEGVAFQHPENYDLATLKWILENKAGISFIINRPFLGPESQLGGPGMVTDAERSIVSPSESCGPINVKTEPMEDSGSHPSSTSNEVIEMELPMEGNTNSSSVPNSAAGVEDLNIVQVTVPDNEKERLSSIEKIKQLREQVNDLFSRKFGEAIGVDFPVKVPYRKITFNPGCVVIDGMPPGVVFKAPGYLEISSMRRILEAAEFIKFTVIRPLPGLELSNVGKRKIDQEGRVFQEKWERAYFFVEVQNIPTCLICKQSMSVSKEYNLRRHYQTNHSKHYDQYTERMRDEKLHELKKGLRKYLLGSSDTDCPEQKQVFANPSPTQKSPVQPVEDLAGNLWEKLREKIRSFVSYSIAIDEITDINNTTQLAIFIRGVDENFDVSEELLDTVPMTGTKSGNEIFSRVEKSLKKFCIDWSKLVSVASTGTPAMVDANNGLVTKLQSRVATFCKGAELKSVCCIIHPESLCAQKLKMDHVMDVVVKSVNWICSRGLNHSEFTTLLYELDSQYGSLLYYTEIKWLSRGLVLKRFFESLEEIDSFMSSRGKPLPQLSSIDWIRDLAFLVDMTMHLNTLNISLQGHSQIVTQMYDLIRAFLAKLCLWETHLARNNLAHFPTLKSVSRNESDGLNYIPKIAELKTEFQKRLSDFKLYESELTLFSSPFSTKIDSVHEELQMEVIDLQCNTVLKTKYDKVGIPEFYKYLWGSYPKYKHHCAKILSMFGSTYICEQLFSIMKLSKTKYCSQLKDSQWDSVLHIAT
- the LOC129041219 gene encoding general transcription factor II-I repeat domain-containing protein 2B isoform X11 — translated: MAQVAVSTLPVEEESSSESRMVVTFLVSALESMCKELAKSKAEVACIAVYETDVFVVGTERGCAFVNARTDFQKDFAKYCVAEGLREVKPPCPVNGMQVHSGETEILRKAVEDYFCFCYGKALGTTVMVPVPYEKMLRDQSAVVVQGLPEGVAFQHPENYDLATLKWILENKAGISFIINRPFLGPESQLGGPGMVTDAERSIVSPSESCGPINVKTEPMEDSGISLKAEAVSVKKESEDPNYYQYNMQGSHPSSTSNEVIEMELPMEDSTPLVPSEESNKDPEAEVKIEGNTNSSSVPNSAAGVEDLNIVQVTVPDNEKERLSSIEKIKQLREQVNDLFSRKFGEAIGVDFPVKVPYRKITFNPGCVVIDGMPPGVVFKAPGYLEISSMRRILEAAEFIKFTVIRPLPGLELSNVGKRKIDQEGRVFQEKWERAYFFVEVQNIPTCLICKQSMSVSKEYNLRRHYQTNHSKHYDQYTERMRDEKLHELKKGLRKYLLGSSDTDCPEQKQVFANPSPTQKSPVQPVEDLAGNLWEKLREKIRSFVSYSIAIDEITDINNTTQLAIFIRGVDENFDVSEELLDTVPMTGTKSGNEIFSRVEKSLKKFCIDWSKLVSVASTGTPAMVDANNGLVTKLQSRVATFCKGAELKSVCCIIHPESLCAQKLKMDHVMDVVVKSVNWICSRGLNHSEFTTLLYELDSQYGSLLYYTEIKWLSRGLVLKRFFESLEEIDSFMSSRGKPLPQLSSIDWIRDLAFLVDMTMHLNTLNISLQGHSQIVTQMYDLIRAFLAKLCLWETHLARNNLAHFPTLKSVSRNESDGLNYIPKIAELKTEFQKRLSDFKLYESELTLFSSPFSTKIDSVHEELQMEVIDLQCNTVLKTKYDKVGIPEFYKYLWGSYPKYKHHCAKILSMFGSTYICEQLFSIMKLSKTKYCSQLKDSQWDSVLHIAT
- the LOC129041219 gene encoding general transcription factor II-I repeat domain-containing protein 2B isoform X10, giving the protein MAQVAVSTLPVEEESSSESRMVVTFLVSALESMCKELAKSKAEVACIAVYETDVFVVGTERGCAFVNARTDFQKDFAKYCVAEGLREVKPPCPVNGMQVHSGETEILRKAVEDYFCFCYGKALGTTVMVPVPYEKMLRDQSAVVVQGLPEGVAFQHPENYDLATLKWILENKAGISFIINRPFLGPESQLGGPGMVTDAERSIVSPSESCGPINVKTEPMEDSGSHPSSTSNEVIEMELPMEGNTNSSSVPNSAAGVEDLNIVQVTVPDNEKERLSSIEKIKQLREQVNDLFSRKFGEAIGVDFPVKVPYRKITFNPGCVVIDGMPPGVVFKAPGYLEISSMRRILEAAEFIKFTVIRPLPGLELSNVGKRKIDQEGRVFQEKWERAYFFVEVQNIPTCLICKQSMSVSKEYNLRRHYQTNHSKHYDQYTERMRDEKLHELKKGLRKYLLGSSDTDCPEQKQVFANPSPTQKSPVQPVEDLAGNLWEKLREKIRSFVSYSIAIDEITDINNTTQLAIFIRGVDENFDVSEELLDTVPMTGTKSGNEIFSRVEKSLKKFCIDWSKLVSVASTGTPAMVDANNGLVTKLQSRVATFCKGAELKSVCCIIHPESLCAQKLKMDHVMDVVVKSVNWICSRGLNHSEFTTLLYELDSQYGSLLYYTEIKWLSRGLVLKRFFESLEEIDSFMSSRGKPLPQLSSIDWIRDLAFLVDMTMHLNTLNISLQGHSQIVTQMYDLIRAFLAKLCLWETHLARNNLAHFPTLKSVSRNESDGLNYIPKIAELKTEFQKRLSDFKLYESELTLFSSPFSTKIDSVHEELQMEVIDLQCNTVLKTKYDKVGIPEFYKYLWGSYPKYKHHCAKILSMFGSTYICEQLFSIMKLSKTKYCSQLKDSQWDSVLHIAT
- the LOC129041219 gene encoding general transcription factor II-I repeat domain-containing protein 2B isoform X8, with the translated sequence MAQVAVSTLPVEEESSSESRMVVTFLVSALESMCKELAKSKAEVACIAVYETDVFVVGTERGCAFVNARTDFQKDFAKYCVAEGLREVKPPCPVNGMQVHSGETEILRKAVEDYFCFCYGKALGTTVMVPVPYEKMLRDQSAVVVQGLPEGVAFQHPENYDLATLKWILENKAGISFIINRPFLGPESQLGGPGMVTDAERSIVSPSESCGPINVKTEPMEDSGSHPSSTSNEVIEMELPMEDSTPLVPSEESNKDPEAEVKIEGNTNSSSVPNSAAGVEDLNIVQVTVPDNEKERLSSIEKIKQLREQVNDLFSRKFGEAIGVDFPVKVPYRKITFNPGCVVIDGMPPGVVFKAPGYLEISSMRRILEAAEFIKFTVIRPLPGLELSNVGKRKIDQEGRVFQEKWERAYFFVEVQNIPTCLICKQSMSVSKEYNLRRHYQTNHSKHYDQYTERMRDEKLHELKKGLRKYLLGSSDTDCPEQKQVFANPSPTQKSPVQPVEDLAGNLWEKLREKIRSFVSYSIAIDEITDINNTTQLAIFIRGVDENFDVSEELLDTVPMTGTKSGNEIFSRVEKSLKKFCIDWSKLVSVASTGTPAMVDANNGLVTKLQSRVATFCKGAELKSVCCIIHPESLCAQKLKMDHVMDVVVKSVNWICSRGLNHSEFTTLLYELDSQYGSLLYYTEIKWLSRGLVLKRFFESLEEIDSFMSSRGKPLPQLSSIDWIRDLAFLVDMTMHLNTLNISLQGHSQIVTQMYDLIRAFLAKLCLWETHLARNNLAHFPTLKSVSRNESDGLNYIPKIAELKTEFQKRLSDFKLYESELTLFSSPFSTKIDSVHEELQMEVIDLQCNTVLKTKYDKVGIPEFYKYLWGSYPKYKHHCAKILSMFGSTYICEQLFSIMKLSKTKYCSQLKDSQWDSVLHIAT
- the LOC129041219 gene encoding general transcription factor II-I repeat domain-containing protein 2B isoform X6 produces the protein MSGGGVRGKKGPASNPSHNQRWLRGSGPGGTGLHASKQMHSAAKLDSTAPETATPTWGAADTRVEAAFQEANKKRGEKGGKERKKEKKEGEWRAGASAATHTPRSVLVPRAGLPAAALGHRLLPGGPGLGLRGRPGEARRPQCKELAKSKAEVACIAVYETDVFVVGTERGCAFVNARTDFQKDFAKYCVAEGLREVKPPCPVNGMQVHSGETEILRKAVEDYFCFCYGKALGTTVMVPVPYEKMLRDQSAVVVQGLPEGVAFQHPENYDLATLKWILENKAGISFIINRPFLGPESQLGGPGMVTDAERSIVSPSESCGPINVKTEPMEDSGISLKAEAVSVKKESEDPNYYQYNMQGSHPSSTSNEVIEMELPMEDSTPLVPSEESNKDPEAEVKIEGNTNSSSVPNSAAGVEDLNIVQVTVPDNEKERLSSIEKIKQLREQVNDLFSRKFGEAIGVDFPVKVPYRKITFNPGCVVIDGMPPGVVFKAPGYLEISSMRRILEAAEFIKFTVIRPLPGLELSNVGKRKIDQEGRVFQEKWERAYFFVEVQNIPTCLICKQSMSVSKEYNLRRHYQTNHSKHYDQYTERMRDEKLHELKKGLRKYLLGSSDTDCPEQKQVFANPSPTQKSPVQPVEDLAGNLWEKLREKIRSFVSYSIAIDEITDINNTTQLAIFIRGVDENFDVSEELLDTVPMTGTKSGNEIFSRVEKSLKKFCIDWSKLVSVASTGTPAMVDANNGLVTKLQSRVATFCKGAELKSVCCIIHPESLCAQKLKMDHVMDVVVKSVNWICSRGLNHSEFTTLLYELDSQYGSLLYYTEIKWLSRGLVLKRFFESLEEIDSFMSSRGKPLPQLSSIDWIRDLAFLVDMTMHLNTLNISLQGHSQIVTQMYDLIRAFLAKLCLWETHLARNNLAHFPTLKSVSRNESDGLNYIPKIAELKTEFQKRLSDFKLYESELTLFSSPFSTKIDSVHEELQMEVIDLQCNTVLKTKYDKVGIPEFYKYLWGSYPKYKHHCAKILSMFGSTYICEQLFSIMKLSKTKYCSQLKDSQWDSVLHIAT